ATGAAGCCGGCCTGCGCAACGCCCTGACGCGCGGCTTGCGCTCCTTTGCCGAAATGTCGGGCAATAAAAAGGGCGCGGCCGCCCTGACCGCCGAGGATGTGGTCGGCGGCGCGGCGGTGATGTTCTCGATGTTCCTGCGCGACCCGCAGTTCCAGGGGCAAACCAAGGAAAAACTGGCCAGCCAGGAAGCCACCCGGCTGGTCGAACAGGCGCTGCGCGATCCCTTCGATCACTGGCTGACCGGCGCCCCCGATTCGGCCAATCTGCTGCTGACCCATGCCCTGGAGCGCGCCGACGAACGCCTGCGCCGCCGTCAGGCCAAGGAAACCAGCCGCAAGACCGCCACCAAGAAGCTGCGCCTGCCCGGCAAGCTGTCGGATTGCACCCGCTCGACCCGCCAGGGCACCGAATTGTTCCTGGTCGAGGGTGACAGCGCCGGCGGCTCGGCCAAGCAGGCCCGCGACCGCCAGACCCAGGCGGTGCTGCCGTTGCGCGGCAAGATCCTCAATGTCGCCAGCGCCTCGCTCGACAAGCTGCGCGGCAATCAGGAACTGTCGGATCTGGCCGAGGCCCTGGGCTGCGGCACCCGGGGCGCCTTTGATCTGGAACATCTGCGCTACGACAAGGTGGTGATCATGACCGACGCCGATGTCGACGGCGCCCATATCGCCAGCTTGCTGATGACCTTTTTCTTCCGCGAGATGCCAGCCCTGGTCTCGGCGGGCCATCTCTATCTGGCGATGCCGCCGCTCTACCGCCTGACCCAGGGCGGCACCTCGGTCTATGCCCGCGACGATGCCCATAAGGACCAGTTGATGAAGACGGTCTTCAAGACCAAGGGCAAGGTCGAGATCAGCCGCTTCAAGGGCCTGGGCGAAATGCCCCCCGCCCAATTGCGCGAAACCACCATGGCCTATGCCACCCGTCAGTTGCTGCGGGTGACCGTGCCGGGCGGCAAGACCGAGGAAGATCGCGAAGACGCCCGCGAAACGGCGAAGCTGGTCGAGGAGCTGATGGGCCGCAAACCCGAATTGCGCTTCCGCTTCATCCAGGAAAACGCCCGCTTCGCCGAAAACCTCGATATCTGATCAGCCGCGCCCCGGTCCTTTATGCCAGTGCTTTGACAAAGAACAGGCTCAAGGGATCGGGGTGGTAATCGCCAAAGGGGCCGGTTTGCGCAAAGCCGGCCGAGCGATACAGCGCCAGGGCGGCGGGCTGGCGGACTCCGGTTTCCAGATGCAATACCGCCGCGCCCTCGGCGCGGGCCAGGGTTTCCAAGGCGCCCAGCATCCGTCGGCCCAGGCCAAGCCCGCGGGCGGCGGGATCGACCCACATCCGCTTGATCTCGACGAAAGCCCCCCGCCAAGCCAAAGCCCCCGTTCCCAGGGCGCGGCCGCCGGCGCGCGCCACCAGAAAGCGGACATCGGAACCGCGCAAAGCCTCGACATCAAGCAGATGATTGCTCTCGGGCGGATAGAGCGCGCGATAATAGGCGTCGGCGGTGGCGAGCAGGGCCAGGATGTCCGGCTGGGCCGGATCCTCGGCGGCGATGATGACCGGCCGCGACGCCCCCGGAACGACGGGCGAACCGCCCCGGGAAAGGCTCAGATCAGATTCCATTGACGCTCTCGCTTGGGTTTGGCCTGGGGATCGGCCCGCACCGCCTGCCATGCCGCCTCGCCCAACAGGGCCTTGGCTTCCTCGGGCAGGGCGGCGGCGCGGCCATGGGCGCGTTCGCGCAGGTAGGATTCGGCCGGCCCCAGAATCATGGCGCGCGCCATGTCCCAGGCCATCGGCCGAATCGATCCCTTGGCGGTCAGGTCGCGCAAGATGCGCTCCTGGGCCAGACGGGCTTCCATCAGCGCATCGACCATGTCCGAGCGCTGGGCGGCCACCGGCACCAGCGAATCGCTTTGCAAAAGAAACCGGTGCAGGCGGTCGTTGCCCAGCGCCCAATCGATGGCGGCGTCGACCATGGCGCGGATCACCCCTTCGGCCGCGCCCTGGGCCGGCACGGCGCTGACCGCCCCGGCCCAGGATCGCAAGCCTTCGGCGCAGAGCGCCAGCGCCACCCCGTCCTTGGTGTCAAAGAAATGATAGATGCTGCCGGTGCTGGCGCCCGAGCGGGCGCGGATATCGGCCACGCTGGTTCCGGCGAAGCCCTTGGCCAGGAAGCAGTCCAACGCCGCTTCCAGAATCAGCGCGCGGGTGTTCCCCCGGGCCATTCCGTCCTCCAATACTTTTGTCGATCTCGGGGCGCGACCCTGAGACCTCGCGGCGCCGTCTTCAACAAGAAAAGATCGGCATAAGGCGATTTCAGGTTTCCCTCGGGGAAATGGAGGATCCAGATACCAAAAGTCGCGCCGTTTCCTACCTCGCGGAGGGGGCGACGGGCGCCAGGATCGAAAGGGCCATTGATAAAAAAAACGGGATCAAAACAAAAAAAACAAAGGGAGCAGCCGCTTTTATCCTTGCGAAGCGCTCGCCGCGACCGGCTCCGCGCCCTTGATCTTGGCGGCGACTAGGGGCGCAAGCTGAAAAGCGTTCCGCCCGACGTCTTTGGGGACGTTCCGGCGCAACCAATCGCCCTTTTCGAGTAACGGCACCCTGCCTGATTCCAGGCGACCGGATGAAAGCGGGAGTGATCATCCCCATCCCCCTCCCCATCCATCGGCGTCATTCTTTGTCTCCCGCCGTCTTATTCTCTTACCGAGCCTGGGGGGGCCGAGGAACCCTTTGACGTGCGTCGTTTTACGCATAAAGTTGGGCGCCGATCGGTCGCCCCGCACCGATCTTGCCGATGCCCCCGGCATGGGATCGCGCGCAAGCGTCAGCCGCGGCGGTCTTTCGCGAGACCAAGCGCACCGCCTTTTCCCAAAGATCTGGCGCGCCGACGTCGGTCAACCGTCAAGGAAGAATAAAAGGGTTAAAATAAAGAGAGAATAAAGGGGTCAGACCCCAAAGCGCTTGACCCCAAAGCGTTTAAAAAGCTGCCAAAGTGGTTCTAGTCTACTACAGAATTCCTGCCCGAGGAGCGCGCGCATGCGAGATTTCTCCGGCCAACTCTTGCTCGAACCGATTGAATTCGTAGCTTAGTCCCCTGGTGGAACTTGAAACGCCACTTCGGCGTCCGCCAGCTACCTAATCTGAACTGGGGAAATCCATGTCGCTGGCTGATCTATTTACTGACGAAACCGTATTCGCTCTCAAAGGCTATGACGAAGGTGCCGACCGGATCATGGCATCTTTACGGGCCGGCATCGGACGCTTTGGGTGGAGCTATATGCGTACCGACGCCGGTGATCAGCTTGGAGATGCCGATCTGCGGCGACTTGCCAAAAAAACGTACGCTGAGTTAACCCCTGACGAGCAACACCGGAATCAGTCGTTCCTTCTGGATATCGAACCCCGAGATTGGGTAGTCTACGTCAATATTCCCAAGTGGGGCCAATGCACCTTGGCTCAAGTCACGTCCGGATACTTTTGGGATACTTCGCCCAGTGATGACTTTAATCACTGTTTCCGCGTTGACCCCGAGACTGTTCGCTCATTCGACCGTAACGCTCAGATTGTCCCGACTGCACTAGCTCAGCGTCTGAAATTGCAAGGCAGGTACTGGCGCATCTATGCAAAAGCCGAGTTTAAGGAGCTTTTGGCAGCTGTGGACACAGTCAACACTCCGATGCTACGGACTCCGATCAGCAATGCGGCCTATCTGGCAAAAAAACTAGAGCCCGCGTTGCTCGATATGACGCGCCTGATCCAGCGCACCAACCCGAACTACGATCTAGAAAAGCTACTGGAGCTGATTTTCAGCGGAATGGCGGGGGTCAAGCGGGTAGTGCGACAGGGAGGTGCGGGAGACCACGGAGCGGACCTTATCGTCGAGTTCGAAACTGGCCTTTCCCACCCGGCGTTCCAATATCAGCACATCTGCATCATCCAAGTGAAATCGTTCGTCGGCGGACACAATGAGCTTCAGGCCGTTGAGGACCTTCGTCGAGCATTCAAAAAGTATCCCGCTGCCGACATGGGGTTGATTTTCTCTACTGCGGACAGTGCCAATGAGCATTTCGAGGCTGAACTATCTAAGCTAAGGGATGAAGATCCCCGACGGAAAATCGAACTCATAATCGGAGCAGATGTCGCGCGTTTCATCATAAAATTCGGCAGTGTCCTTGAGTATAAGGAAAAGAGAAAATTTTCTTCTTGAGGGCCCCATGTCTTCCCCGGTGCACAACAGGTGTGCCTCAGTCGCTTGACGCAATCGTCTCTACGGATTCACCGCATTACATACTGCGATTTCAATTAAATCGTCGGTACCGCCCGAAATTCATTTGGAATTGGCGTGGTGCATTCTGCGGAAATACGAAGGTATCGTTGGGGCGGCAAGGTCAATTGGCTGATCCAAGGGCTTTGTGGCTAGGGTTTGCCAACCATCGACCTTGCGCATATTGATCTGTTCTGAAGTACGCATCCAACGATGCGCCGTCTTGTCTGAGGCGGGGAATTTCTCTAAGAAAATAAAGGGGGCAAACCCTTTTTTACTTTGTCCACCCCCTTTGTCCTAACCCTGATGTGCTCGCGAAGCGCTCGCCGCGACCGGCTCCGCGCCCTTGATCTTGGCGGCGACTAGGGGCGCAAGCTGAAAAGCGTTCCGCCCGACGTCTTTGGGGACGTTCCGGCGCAACCAATCGTCCTTTTCGAGTAACGGCACCCCTTGAAAAAGAAAAAGCCACCACCCCGCCTGAGTCCGGGCGACCGGATGAAAGCGGAAGTGATCATCCCCATCTCCCTCCATCTCCCTCCATCGCCGTCACTCTCCATTCTCCGTCGTCTTATTCCCTTACCCAGCTTGGGGGTATCAAGGAACCCTTTGACGCGCGTCGTTTTACGCATAAAGTTGGGGGCCGGTCTTGCCGATACCCCCGGCATGGGATCGCGCGCAAGCGTCAGCCGGGGTGGTCTTGCGCCAGACCAAGCCCACTGCCTTTTCCCAAAGATTTGGCGCGCCGACGTCGATCAACCGTCAACGGGTCCACGGCGCCGGGCTGTGGCGGCCAAGAAAGAGGTGGGATAATGCGGTCGTCGACGGGGCAGCACTCGCTGGCGCTTGATCATATTCGGGCCTTGGCGGCCTTCCTGGTCTTCGCTTGGCATTTCGCCCATGCGGGGGACCCGGGCTATCCGGTGCCTTTCGATGCCCCCTCGCCCTGGATCCTGGCGATCTTTGACGCCGGCCATACCGGCGTCGCCCTGTTCATGACTCTCAGCGGCTATTTGTTCGCCAAGATCCTTGAGGGCCGGAGCTTCAGCTACCCGATCTTCCTTCTCAACCGGGCCCTTCGGCTGCTGCCGTTGCTGGTGTTGGTGATCATCGTCATCGGCATAAGGAAATATTGGATCGGCGCCGATCTCGACGCCTATTGGAACAATATCCTCTGGGGTCCGCTCTTGCCGACGCTGCCCAATGGCGGCTGGTCGATCACCGTGGAGGCCCATTTTTACCTGTTGTTACCGCTGCTGCTCTGGCTCTCGGCCCGCTGGCGCTTCGCCCTTCCGCTGCTCCTGGTCGCCACCGTTGGGCTGCGCTTGGGTCTTTATTGTGCAAAAGGCGAGGTCCAGTTTTTGGCCTATTGGACGTTGGTGGGGCGCATCGATCAATTCGTTTTGGGGATAATCGCCGCCCGCTCCCAAGGCTGGCTGATGCGCCATCCCTTGGTGATTGGAGGGTTGGTCGCCAGCCTTCTGGCGTTCTACGCCGTCTTTGATGCCGCCGGCGGCTTCGCTCTGCACCCGTCCCATCCGTCATCAAGCCCGGTGTGGATCATTCTTCCCACCTTTGAAGGCATGGTCTATGCGGCGGCGATCGCGTGGTATGATCGGTCGGGTCTCGCCGGCAAGGGCCTCGTGTCAAAGGGACTGGCCCGCATCGGCGACTATTCCTATTCCCTCTACCTGTTGCATTTCTTCGTGGTCTTCCGCATGGCGGACTTCATTCATCGCCACATCATGGACATTTCCACGCCGCGCGCCGCCCTGCCTTGGGCCGTGGTCTGCTTCGTCCTGATGATCCCCTTGGGCTACCTCAGCTTCCGCTTCATCGAAGCCCCCTTCCTGTCCCTGCGCCGCAACTATATCGAGCCCCGCCTGAAAAAGGCCTATGGCGCCTCCCCCTCCTGATCCAAGACGGGGAAGCCTCTTCCCATCCTCTCGGCTTTGATCCTTCCCTCCAGCCTTTCGCGCCCTTAAAGGGCTATTGAAGGTGATCAATCTCCTTTGACGTGTTCTTCTTTACGCGTAGACTGTTCCCTTGATCGGCCGTCCACGCCCCGCTCTTCGCGGCCTTTCCCACCATGATCCAGAGTGGCCTTGATCGTCAGCGGGCGCTGTTTTTACGGGGATGGGCGTGCCGGTTTTTTAGAGCAAATCCCCTAGCGATCCGAACCAGAGTGCGACGATGATTTTCTTGACTATCAAGATCTTAGAGCGAGGAGCGGATTTCACGCTCACCGCTCTAAGGGGGCGGCCGATGACGTCGATCAACCGCCAGCGGTTCCACCGCGACCGACCGGGGTCGGCAAGAAGGGGGCGCGACGATGCGGTCGTCGACGGGGGAGTATTCCCTGGCGCTTGATCATATTCGGGCCTTGGCGGCCTTCCTGGTCTTCGCTT
The DNA window shown above is from Rhodospirillum rubrum ATCC 11170 and carries:
- the parE gene encoding DNA topoisomerase IV subunit B, whose protein sequence is MSDLFQDAAAAQPADAYTARSIEVLEGLEPVRRRPGMYIGGTDERALHHLVAEILDNAMDEAVAGYAQVIDIDLAVDGSVCVRDNGRGIPIDPHPRFPDKSALEVILTTLHSGGKFGGDAYKVSGGLHGVGISVVNALSDSLRVEVARDRTLWAQDFCRGAPLGPLQKIGPAPNRRGTQVRFHPDAEIFGPRARFKPALLHRMARSKAYLFRGVRIRWSCAPELLPDDAGVPAEDVFHFPNGLGDYLGHALANRPLVGGRTFAGTANLPDDMGTVEWALCWPEDDEPFFNSYVNTIPTPEGGTHEAGLRNALTRGLRSFAEMSGNKKGAAALTAEDVVGGAAVMFSMFLRDPQFQGQTKEKLASQEATRLVEQALRDPFDHWLTGAPDSANLLLTHALERADERLRRRQAKETSRKTATKKLRLPGKLSDCTRSTRQGTELFLVEGDSAGGSAKQARDRQTQAVLPLRGKILNVASASLDKLRGNQELSDLAEALGCGTRGAFDLEHLRYDKVVIMTDADVDGAHIASLLMTFFFREMPALVSAGHLYLAMPPLYRLTQGGTSVYARDDAHKDQLMKTVFKTKGKVEISRFKGLGEMPPAQLRETTMAYATRQLLRVTVPGGKTEEDREDARETAKLVEELMGRKPELRFRFIQENARFAENLDI
- a CDS encoding GNAT family N-acetyltransferase — encoded protein: MESDLSLSRGGSPVVPGASRPVIIAAEDPAQPDILALLATADAYYRALYPPESNHLLDVEALRGSDVRFLVARAGGRALGTGALAWRGAFVEIKRMWVDPAARGLGLGRRMLGALETLARAEGAAVLHLETGVRQPAALALYRSAGFAQTGPFGDYHPDPLSLFFVKALA
- a CDS encoding TetR/AcrR family transcriptional regulator: MARGNTRALILEAALDCFLAKGFAGTSVADIRARSGASTGSIYHFFDTKDGVALALCAEGLRSWAGAVSAVPAQGAAEGVIRAMVDAAIDWALGNDRLHRFLLQSDSLVPVAAQRSDMVDALMEARLAQERILRDLTAKGSIRPMAWDMARAMILGPAESYLRERAHGRAAALPEEAKALLGEAAWQAVRADPQAKPKRERQWNLI
- a CDS encoding restriction endonuclease; translated protein: MSLADLFTDETVFALKGYDEGADRIMASLRAGIGRFGWSYMRTDAGDQLGDADLRRLAKKTYAELTPDEQHRNQSFLLDIEPRDWVVYVNIPKWGQCTLAQVTSGYFWDTSPSDDFNHCFRVDPETVRSFDRNAQIVPTALAQRLKLQGRYWRIYAKAEFKELLAAVDTVNTPMLRTPISNAAYLAKKLEPALLDMTRLIQRTNPNYDLEKLLELIFSGMAGVKRVVRQGGAGDHGADLIVEFETGLSHPAFQYQHICIIQVKSFVGGHNELQAVEDLRRAFKKYPAADMGLIFSTADSANEHFEAELSKLRDEDPRRKIELIIGADVARFIIKFGSVLEYKEKRKFSS
- a CDS encoding acyltransferase family protein — translated: MRSSTGQHSLALDHIRALAAFLVFAWHFAHAGDPGYPVPFDAPSPWILAIFDAGHTGVALFMTLSGYLFAKILEGRSFSYPIFLLNRALRLLPLLVLVIIVIGIRKYWIGADLDAYWNNILWGPLLPTLPNGGWSITVEAHFYLLLPLLLWLSARWRFALPLLLVATVGLRLGLYCAKGEVQFLAYWTLVGRIDQFVLGIIAARSQGWLMRHPLVIGGLVASLLAFYAVFDAAGGFALHPSHPSSSPVWIILPTFEGMVYAAAIAWYDRSGLAGKGLVSKGLARIGDYSYSLYLLHFFVVFRMADFIHRHIMDISTPRAALPWAVVCFVLMIPLGYLSFRFIEAPFLSLRRNYIEPRLKKAYGASPS